From one Solanum stenotomum isolate F172 chromosome 12, ASM1918654v1, whole genome shotgun sequence genomic stretch:
- the LOC125848899 gene encoding uncharacterized protein LOC125848899, which yields MFATAPRSLYRNFPKALTKFPTNPPTITGYLVLTDEESEEMDTFCWGICKHSSITKLPFPQDRVLKVVHNPEFGEPSVHKVWFLPVLDQPIASGRYYVIKAKGRHKGRAYTSWKEADMDSCCFDNSMNDLNPKPFNHKDPYQQFEICPYDLGGFYAKSVAYDGVPPKFLRKKGWHVNSIHSLKVNLKEAQGLQLSSQPSGSDTPELNIQASSKRSVPIILGKWYSPCVLVKERKIKTKEQMNKSLFYEVTLKCWWEQIFSCENVTRRNRAHVEVDARVRKLLTLISGTEAVKDEEGSGAFVWFRVKEEYRNKCTLEKVGLHSGVIEKMRWIQERRGWFDGGESDVRVEGIEEIESENGYWRKFSCFVLVESFVFRRMDGSLLINFNFKNTQKIVCQWE from the exons ATGTTTGCCACAGCACCACGTTCTCTGTACAGGAATTTCCCAAAAGCACTTACAAAATTTCCTACAAATCCACCAACAATTACAGGGTATTTAGTACTAACTGATGAAGAATCAGAAGAAATGGACACTTTTTGTTGGGGCATTTGTAAGCACAGCAGTATCACTAAGCTTCCATTTCCTCAAGACAGAGTGTTGAAAGTTGTTCATAATCCAGAGTTTGGTGAACCTAGTGTTCACAAAGTTTGGTTCTTGCCTGTTCTTGATCAACCAATAGCATCCGGCCGCTACTATGTTATCAAAGCCAAAGGCAGACATAAAGG GAGGGCCTATACATCTTGGAAAGAAGCAGATATGGATAGTTGTTGCTTTGACAATTCGATGAACGATTTAAATCCAAAGCCTTTTAATCACAAAGATCCCTATCAACAATTCGAGATTTGTCCATATGATCTTGGTGGTTTCTATGCAAAATCTGTAGCCTACGATGGTGTTCCTCCGAAATTTCTCAGGAAAAAAGGATGGCATGTTAATAGTATCCATTCACTTAAAGTCAATTTGAAAGAAGCTCAAGGCCTCCAATTATCCTCTCAACCATCAGGTTCAGATACCCCTGAATTAAACATCCAAGCATCATCCAAACGTTCAGTTCCGATAATTCTTGGCAAATGGTATAGTCCATGTGTGTTAGTAAAAGAGaggaaaattaaaactaaagaacaGATGAATAAATCATTGTTTTATGAAGTGACACTTAAGTGTTGGTGGGAGCAAATATTTTCTTGTGAGAATGTAACAAGAAGAAACAGAGCACATGTGGAGGTTGACGCGCGTGTGAGGAAGTTGTTAACTTTAATAAGTGGGACGGAAGCTGTGAAAGATGAAGAAGGGAGTGGCGCGTTTGTTTGGTTTAGAGTAAAAGAGGAATATAGAAATAAATGTACATTGGAGAAAGTTGGTTTGCATAGTGGTGTTATTGAGAAAATGAGATGGATACAAGAGAGAAGGGGATGGTTTGATGGAGGAGAAAGTGATGTAAGAGTAGAAGGTATAGAAGAAATAGAAAGTGAGAATGGCTATTGGAGAAAGTTTAGTTGTTTTGTTTTGGTGGAGAGTTTTGTGTTTAGGAGAATGGATGGAAGTTTGTTAATTAACTTTAATTTCAAGAACACTCAGAAAATTGTGTGTCAATGGGAATGA